The following coding sequences lie in one Candidatus Eremiobacterota bacterium genomic window:
- a CDS encoding GDP-mannose 4,6-dehydratase, whose product MRALVTGASGFVGRYLVAALRRDGADVVACGGPHDSPAEYVRLDLSDSRTLAGALDAARPDVIFHLAAQTFVPDSLRTPIETYDANIMGTARLAQAVREYGGERRLRILFTSSAEVYGSREPSEYPLRETLDLRPSSPYGASKAAAEAVLLAEVRSFGLDVVVARAFNHIGPQQDERFVVASLAAQLARIAAGARQQLLVGNLAVARDFLDVRDVVQAYIALARDGEPGEVYNVCSGAAVTIRDVLGELIRIARVPVEVREDPARMRNTDIPLSVGDPAKLHERTGWRPARALVDSLRDIYEASR is encoded by the coding sequence ATGCGCGCGCTCGTAACGGGCGCGAGCGGATTCGTTGGCCGGTATCTCGTTGCTGCGCTGCGCCGTGATGGCGCCGACGTCGTGGCCTGCGGCGGCCCGCACGACTCACCCGCAGAGTACGTTCGTCTCGATCTCTCCGATAGCCGAACGCTCGCAGGTGCGCTCGACGCGGCGCGGCCGGACGTCATCTTTCACCTCGCGGCGCAAACGTTCGTTCCAGATTCGCTGCGCACGCCGATCGAGACGTACGACGCGAATATCATGGGGACTGCCCGTCTCGCTCAAGCCGTCCGCGAGTATGGCGGCGAACGGCGGCTGCGCATACTCTTTACCAGTTCGGCGGAGGTCTACGGTTCGCGCGAGCCGTCGGAATATCCATTGCGCGAGACCCTCGATCTGCGTCCGTCGAGTCCGTACGGAGCGAGCAAAGCCGCCGCCGAAGCCGTTCTTCTTGCCGAAGTGCGAAGCTTTGGTCTCGACGTCGTCGTCGCGCGAGCGTTCAATCATATCGGTCCCCAACAGGACGAGCGCTTCGTGGTGGCATCGCTTGCCGCGCAGCTCGCACGTATCGCTGCGGGTGCACGCCAACAGCTTTTGGTCGGTAATCTTGCGGTCGCGCGCGATTTTCTCGACGTCCGCGACGTGGTTCAGGCGTACATTGCGCTTGCGCGTGACGGCGAGCCGGGAGAAGTTTATAACGTTTGCAGCGGTGCGGCGGTAACGATTCGCGACGTTTTGGGCGAGCTCATCAGAATCGCTCGCGTTCCCGTCGAAGTTCGCGAAGACCCGGCGCGCATGCGAAACACGGACATCCCGCTCTCGGTCGGCGATCCGGCGAAGCTGCACGAACGCACGGGTTGGCGGCCTGCTCGCGCGTTGGTCGATTCGTTGCGCGACATTTACGAAGCTAGCCGATGA
- the fabG gene encoding 3-oxoacyl-ACP reductase FabG, whose product MLKSFARETPRPDAPWPKVRAVLQALEGRTALVTGASRGIGAAVAEELARHGAAVVVNYREDQAGAEAVAAAIRNSGGTATSIRCDVSDQAAVAAMGEEISRQYGSLDILINNAGILRDRRFVKMSPQDWREVMDVNLGGVVNACAMALPGMLDRSYGRIVSVASFVAQAGNFGQTNYATAKAGIIGLTRTLALEVARNNVTVNAVCPGFIETGMWGSIPDEVRAKLLERIPMRRVGQPRDVATLIRFLVSEGDYVTGQTLNVNGGVFIG is encoded by the coding sequence ATGTTGAAGAGTTTCGCGCGCGAAACGCCGAGACCGGACGCGCCGTGGCCGAAGGTGAGGGCGGTTCTGCAAGCTCTTGAAGGCCGGACGGCGCTAGTTACTGGCGCCTCGCGAGGGATCGGCGCTGCCGTCGCCGAGGAACTCGCGCGGCACGGCGCGGCGGTCGTCGTCAACTACCGCGAAGACCAAGCCGGCGCTGAGGCCGTCGCGGCTGCCATACGGAATTCTGGTGGAACGGCCACGAGCATTCGCTGCGACGTTTCGGATCAGGCCGCGGTAGCGGCCATGGGCGAAGAGATCTCTCGGCAGTATGGTTCGCTCGATATCTTGATCAACAACGCCGGAATCTTACGCGATCGCCGGTTCGTCAAAATGTCGCCGCAAGATTGGCGGGAGGTCATGGACGTCAACCTGGGCGGAGTCGTCAACGCGTGCGCGATGGCTCTTCCGGGGATGCTCGATCGCAGCTATGGAAGGATCGTCAGCGTCGCCTCTTTCGTCGCGCAGGCCGGTAATTTCGGTCAAACGAATTACGCGACAGCGAAGGCCGGCATCATCGGGCTGACCAGGACGTTAGCCCTCGAGGTTGCCCGCAACAACGTTACCGTCAATGCCGTTTGTCCGGGCTTTATCGAGACTGGGATGTGGGGCTCGATTCCGGACGAGGTTCGCGCAAAACTGCTCGAGCGGATCCCGATGCGTCGCGTCGGTCAGCCGCGTGACGTTGCGACCTTGATTCGCTTCCTCGTTTCCGAGGGAGATTATGTCACCGGCCAAACGCTCAACGTGAATGGCGGCGTCTTCATCGGCTAG
- a CDS encoding UDP-N-acetylglucosamine acyltransferase: MVRATENFSMTSDPRMHSRFPGMIQVGDNFFHSSAVVGPDVVVGKNNVVGPFAVIVGNVQIGDGNWFGPHTTIGTAAQYATERNEYKETGFLPIRIGSHNTFREYTTVHEPSSTQTLIEDHCYFMSYSHVSHDTIIRSKVTLTNGVQIGGFTEVQYAATVGLLTTIHQFTTIGAFSMVGMSSVVAKDLPPFLKWTGNPARCRGVNSVGLRRHGFSQQLIDAIAAACASNAPLPPEALSYVEEFRARNAETGRAVAEGEGGSASS, translated from the coding sequence ATGGTACGCGCTACTGAGAACTTCTCAATGACGTCCGATCCGCGCATGCACTCGCGCTTTCCCGGCATGATCCAGGTTGGCGATAATTTCTTTCATTCGTCGGCCGTCGTCGGTCCCGACGTCGTTGTCGGAAAGAACAATGTTGTCGGTCCCTTCGCCGTCATCGTTGGCAACGTTCAGATCGGCGACGGTAACTGGTTTGGGCCGCACACGACGATCGGTACGGCCGCACAGTACGCCACCGAACGCAACGAGTATAAAGAAACCGGTTTTCTGCCGATTCGAATCGGAAGCCACAACACGTTTCGGGAGTACACGACGGTCCACGAACCTTCGTCGACCCAGACGCTGATCGAAGACCATTGCTACTTCATGTCGTACAGTCACGTCTCTCACGATACGATCATCCGATCGAAAGTCACCTTGACCAACGGCGTTCAAATCGGTGGATTCACCGAAGTTCAATACGCCGCGACGGTCGGATTGCTAACGACGATCCATCAATTTACGACGATTGGCGCGTTCTCGATGGTGGGGATGTCGAGCGTCGTCGCCAAGGATCTCCCCCCGTTCTTGAAGTGGACGGGCAACCCGGCGCGTTGTCGAGGCGTCAATAGCGTCGGGCTTCGGCGGCACGGTTTTTCGCAGCAACTCATCGATGCGATTGCGGCGGCTTGCGCATCGAACGCGCCCCTGCCGCCGGAAGCGCTCTCGTATGTTGAAGAGTTTCGCGCGCGAAACGCCGAGACCGGACGCGCCGTGGCCGAAGGTGAGGGCGGTTCTGCAAGCTCTTGA
- a CDS encoding isoprenylcysteine carboxylmethyltransferase family protein: MADSEQEKFQAFVFRNRGALLAFPALVLAACGRPSTASALIGLPIALAGELIRCWAVGYAGVTTRNDAVTAASLVSGGPYAHVRNPLYVGNFVTAAGFAVAFTGRNSLPARFALVVGSLAAMAAVYGTIVPHEEAFLRSQFGDEFDRYCELVPPIVPQLQPMADGKGRWNPEVLLAAESKTFAVFGAMLAALIVRLRKT, from the coding sequence ATGGCTGACTCGGAGCAAGAAAAATTTCAAGCCTTCGTTTTTAGGAATCGCGGCGCGCTCCTCGCGTTTCCCGCCCTTGTCCTCGCCGCTTGCGGCCGGCCGAGTACGGCGAGCGCGCTTATCGGTCTTCCGATTGCGCTCGCCGGCGAACTCATCCGCTGTTGGGCGGTTGGCTATGCCGGGGTAACGACCCGTAACGATGCGGTGACCGCGGCGAGTCTCGTTAGCGGCGGTCCGTACGCGCACGTCCGCAACCCGCTCTACGTCGGCAACTTCGTCACTGCCGCGGGCTTCGCGGTCGCCTTCACCGGAAGGAACTCGTTGCCGGCACGGTTCGCGCTCGTCGTGGGATCGCTCGCCGCCATGGCTGCCGTTTACGGGACGATCGTCCCGCACGAAGAGGCCTTCCTTCGCTCGCAGTTCGGCGACGAGTTCGACCGGTATTGCGAGCTCGTGCCTCCCATCGTACCGCAGCTCCAACCGATGGCCGACGGCAAGGGTCGGTGGAACCCCGAAGTTTTGCTCGCGGCCGAGAGTAAGACATTCGCGGTCTTCGGCGCGATGCTGGCGGCATTGATCGTGCGTTTGCGCAAGACGTAA
- a CDS encoding cation transporter, with product MDVRRRLTFALIAAACVALLEFWGAAASHSLALMSDAVHVCTDVLALAVALIATIGAARPADPRRTFGYGRIEVLGALLNGTLLLVATLVIVYEAARRFENPIEPAAMLMTAVAAVGFAVNGGVGLLLRRSSRSDLNVRAALFHVVGDALGGAAVIAGGIAIAITHRAWIDPLLSLFVATIIVIGVMRVLRDATNVLLESVPSDVDSADLSRHIGRIPGVIGVHDLHVWSIASGSHALSAHVQLDDRRLSEATEVLRDIDECVKAHFGIAHLTIQFECENCPIPVEH from the coding sequence ATGGACGTTCGCCGGCGGCTAACGTTCGCGCTGATCGCGGCCGCGTGCGTTGCGCTGCTCGAATTCTGGGGTGCCGCGGCCTCTCACAGCCTGGCGTTGATGAGCGATGCCGTGCACGTTTGTACCGACGTCCTGGCCCTCGCCGTTGCCTTGATTGCCACGATCGGCGCGGCCCGCCCGGCCGATCCGCGGCGCACCTTCGGCTACGGTCGGATCGAAGTGCTCGGCGCGCTCCTGAACGGCACCTTGCTGCTCGTGGCGACGCTGGTGATCGTGTACGAGGCCGCCCGGCGTTTCGAAAACCCAATCGAGCCGGCAGCCATGTTGATGACCGCGGTTGCGGCGGTCGGTTTTGCGGTCAACGGCGGCGTCGGTTTACTTTTGCGACGAAGCAGCAGAAGCGATCTTAACGTGCGCGCGGCGCTCTTCCACGTTGTCGGCGACGCCCTCGGCGGTGCGGCGGTGATCGCCGGCGGCATCGCGATTGCAATAACGCATCGCGCTTGGATCGATCCGCTCCTGTCGCTCTTTGTCGCGACGATTATCGTCATCGGCGTGATGCGGGTCTTGCGCGACGCCACGAACGTGTTGCTCGAAAGCGTCCCCAGCGACGTCGACTCCGCGGATCTGAGCCGCCACATCGGACGCATTCCGGGTGTCATCGGCGTTCACGACCTCCACGTCTGGTCGATCGCCAGCGGCTCGCACGCGCTCAGCGCGCACGTGCAGCTCGACGATCGCCGCTTGAGTGAAGCAACCGAAGTGCTGCGCGACATCGACGAATGCGTGAAGGCGCATTTCGGCATCGCCCACCTCACGATTCAGTTCGAGTGCGAGAATTGTCCGATCCCGGTCGAGCATTAG
- a CDS encoding acetyl-CoA C-acyltransferase (Catalyzes the synthesis of acetoacetyl coenzyme A from two molecules of acetyl coenzyme A. It can also act as a thiolase, catalyzing the reverse reaction and generating two-carbon units from the four-carbon product of fatty acid oxidation) — protein MTDMNSKAVVIGMARTPFGKLGGALAPLTATTLGAVALTGAIERAKIDPSEIEHVTFGEVLQAGVGQNPARQVLFKAGLAKTVTADTVNKVCASGLLAIVNAMRSINAGANAVVAAGGMESMSNAPYLLRDARWGYRFGDGAVVDAMIYDGLWDQYFPMTMATQGSKVAGELGLTREEQDRFAFESHRRAGTAHAAGHFADEIVPVNVASKAKDKVVVEKLPRQGRARVPAAVGAPSSVWEHEPSNEFTLDYPAYAPFVTGEVAHVVVDRDEAVRGDASLEALAKLRPLERNGTVTAGNAPGVNDGAAAMIVCDADYARAHGYEPLATVVEYATVAWDSPYIALTPAMASRKLLDKAGLQHGDIAVWEINEAFAAVAIAASRRLGIEDGLINAWGGAVAMGHPIGASGTRITATVINQLRKRGGGFGVAAICSGGGQGDALLVRVD, from the coding sequence ATGACTGATATGAACTCCAAGGCCGTCGTCATTGGCATGGCGCGCACGCCCTTCGGCAAGCTCGGGGGAGCGCTCGCTCCACTTACGGCGACGACGCTTGGGGCGGTGGCCTTGACGGGTGCCATCGAGCGCGCCAAGATCGATCCCTCCGAAATCGAGCACGTCACTTTCGGCGAGGTCCTGCAGGCCGGCGTCGGACAGAATCCCGCCCGACAGGTGCTCTTCAAAGCGGGTCTCGCCAAGACGGTTACGGCCGATACCGTGAACAAGGTCTGCGCGTCGGGCCTGCTGGCGATCGTTAATGCGATGCGCTCGATCAACGCCGGTGCGAACGCGGTGGTCGCGGCCGGCGGTATGGAGTCTATGTCGAATGCGCCCTATCTTTTGCGCGATGCGCGCTGGGGCTATCGCTTCGGCGATGGTGCGGTCGTCGACGCGATGATTTACGACGGGCTCTGGGACCAATACTTTCCGATGACGATGGCGACGCAAGGCAGCAAAGTCGCCGGCGAGCTCGGCTTGACGCGTGAAGAGCAGGATCGTTTTGCGTTCGAAAGTCATCGGCGCGCGGGAACCGCACATGCGGCCGGTCATTTCGCCGACGAAATCGTTCCCGTTAACGTCGCCAGCAAAGCGAAGGACAAGGTCGTCGTTGAAAAGCTCCCGCGACAGGGCCGCGCGCGCGTGCCCGCCGCGGTGGGTGCGCCGAGCAGTGTTTGGGAACACGAACCTTCGAACGAGTTCACGCTCGATTATCCGGCGTACGCACCGTTCGTTACCGGCGAAGTCGCGCACGTTGTGGTCGATCGCGACGAGGCGGTTCGCGGTGACGCGAGCCTCGAAGCACTGGCGAAGTTGCGTCCGCTCGAGCGCAACGGCACCGTGACGGCCGGCAACGCGCCCGGCGTGAACGACGGCGCCGCGGCGATGATTGTTTGCGACGCCGATTATGCGCGTGCGCACGGTTACGAGCCGCTGGCAACGGTCGTCGAGTATGCGACGGTCGCGTGGGATTCACCCTACATCGCCTTGACGCCGGCGATGGCCTCGCGCAAGCTCTTGGATAAAGCCGGATTACAGCACGGCGACATTGCCGTCTGGGAAATCAACGAAGCATTCGCCGCGGTCGCAATCGCCGCTTCCCGCCGGCTCGGCATCGAGGACGGTTTGATCAATGCCTGGGGCGGTGCGGTCGCGATGGGGCACCCGATCGGCGCGTCGGGAACGCGCATCACCGCGACGGTTATCAACCAATTGCGCAAACGCGGCGGCGGCTTCGGTGTAGCAGCGATCTGCTCGGGCGGCGGTCAGGGCGATGCGTTGCTCGTTCGTGTGGATTAG
- a CDS encoding acyl-CoA dehydrogenase family protein: MTQSRAQFELTGEQRAIGALAAEIAQREIAPHVARWDREHVFPRELYRKLTDAGLMGMLVPEEYGGAGADYLSYALAVEELARVDAGTAVTVSVHSMICSAIRRLGTTAQQERWLPQLATGDVLAGFALTESDAGSDAAALRATAKRSGDGYVLDGRKQWCSTGSYAGVIMGMFRTGGSGARGVSAFLIEANLAGMVVERVTEKLGIHTSNTCDLAFDGVYVGSDALLGEEGAGFGNAMTALTAGRIGIAAQAIGILAACLDESVKFAKERIAFGKPIGAFEGVSFKIAQMATDLEAARMLNYRAAAMADAGESFALAASKAKLFASTAARKHAAEAVQIHGGYGYTSEFAVERHYRDAKITEIYEGTSEIQQLIIARSLLGRLD, translated from the coding sequence CTGACGCAATCGCGGGCGCAGTTCGAGCTGACCGGCGAACAGCGCGCGATCGGCGCGCTGGCGGCGGAGATCGCGCAACGCGAGATCGCGCCGCACGTTGCCCGATGGGATCGCGAACACGTCTTTCCGCGCGAGCTCTATCGCAAGCTCACCGACGCCGGCCTGATGGGCATGCTGGTTCCCGAAGAGTACGGTGGTGCCGGCGCCGACTATCTTTCATACGCGCTGGCGGTTGAAGAGCTTGCACGCGTCGATGCCGGCACGGCGGTAACGGTTTCCGTACATTCGATGATCTGTTCGGCGATTCGCCGGCTCGGCACGACGGCGCAGCAAGAACGCTGGCTCCCGCAACTGGCGACGGGTGACGTGCTCGCCGGATTCGCACTGACCGAGTCGGACGCCGGTTCCGACGCCGCCGCGCTTCGCGCGACCGCGAAGCGCTCCGGCGATGGCTACGTTCTCGACGGCCGAAAACAATGGTGCAGCACGGGCAGCTATGCCGGCGTGATCATGGGCATGTTCCGTACCGGCGGCTCGGGCGCGCGCGGCGTCAGCGCGTTCCTGATCGAAGCCAATCTCGCGGGAATGGTCGTGGAACGCGTCACCGAAAAGCTCGGCATCCACACGAGCAACACCTGCGATTTGGCGTTCGACGGGGTGTACGTCGGCAGCGACGCGCTTTTGGGTGAAGAAGGTGCCGGATTCGGCAATGCGATGACGGCATTAACCGCCGGCCGCATCGGAATCGCCGCGCAAGCGATCGGCATCCTCGCCGCTTGCCTCGACGAATCGGTGAAGTTCGCAAAGGAGCGGATCGCGTTCGGCAAACCGATCGGCGCCTTCGAAGGCGTTTCGTTCAAGATCGCGCAGATGGCCACCGATCTCGAGGCCGCGCGTATGCTCAACTACCGTGCGGCGGCGATGGCCGACGCCGGCGAAAGTTTCGCTCTTGCCGCGAGCAAAGCAAAACTCTTTGCCTCGACCGCCGCGCGCAAACATGCGGCCGAAGCGGTGCAGATTCACGGCGGCTACGGCTATACGAGCGAATTCGCCGTCGAACGTCACTACCGCGACGCGAAGATCACCGAGATTTACGAAGGTACCTCGGAGATCCAGCAGCTCATCATCGCCCGCTCGTTGCTGGGACGGCTCGACTAG
- the sucC gene encoding ADP-forming succinate--CoA ligase subunit beta: protein MNLMEYQGKELFRRAGIAVPRGRHAATPGDVGEFLGETPGDWVVKAQVLMGGRGKAGKIKMASGAEKGRSVAEEILATPMPPNRQNPIGEPIKSLLVEEKLEIAKEAYCAITIDRAARRPVIVVSRFGGMDIEEVAEHHPESIAKFYVDTTIGYSPFIGRELAFQAELDPGYRKEFPAIVASLYEIFFAYGAKLLEINPLALTRDGRVIASDAKVELDDDALFRHPELHEWRSALPLDEDELLAAEAGIGIRNFRRFPGRVGTMANGAGLAMATMDAVANAGGEVADFLDVGGGANAQRVQNCYELVVNNTGANVFFVNIFGGITRGDEVARGIVAAMAQTSSRKIPLVIRLTGTNEEEGRRILKEAAMTPVETMDEGAREAVRLSREA, encoded by the coding sequence ATGAATCTCATGGAGTATCAGGGTAAGGAGCTTTTTCGGCGAGCCGGTATCGCCGTGCCGCGCGGTCGCCACGCGGCGACGCCCGGCGATGTTGGGGAGTTTCTCGGCGAGACGCCGGGCGATTGGGTCGTCAAAGCGCAAGTGCTCATGGGCGGTCGCGGCAAGGCGGGCAAGATCAAGATGGCGAGCGGCGCCGAAAAAGGACGCAGCGTCGCCGAAGAGATCCTGGCGACGCCGATGCCGCCGAATCGCCAGAATCCCATTGGCGAGCCGATCAAATCGTTGCTCGTCGAAGAGAAGCTCGAGATCGCGAAGGAAGCCTACTGCGCCATCACCATCGATCGCGCCGCGCGCCGGCCGGTAATTGTCGTTAGTCGTTTCGGCGGCATGGATATCGAAGAAGTAGCCGAGCATCATCCCGAGTCGATTGCGAAGTTCTATGTCGACACGACCATCGGCTATTCGCCCTTCATTGGAAGAGAGCTCGCGTTCCAAGCCGAGCTCGATCCGGGATATCGCAAGGAGTTTCCGGCGATCGTCGCATCGCTCTACGAGATTTTCTTCGCGTACGGCGCGAAACTGCTCGAGATCAATCCGCTGGCGCTCACGCGCGACGGCCGCGTGATCGCGTCGGATGCAAAAGTGGAGCTCGACGACGATGCGCTGTTTCGACATCCCGAACTGCACGAATGGCGCTCCGCGCTGCCGCTCGACGAAGACGAGCTTCTCGCCGCGGAAGCAGGTATCGGCATACGCAATTTCCGCCGCTTCCCCGGCAGGGTCGGCACGATGGCGAACGGCGCGGGCCTGGCAATGGCGACGATGGACGCGGTCGCTAACGCCGGCGGCGAGGTCGCGGATTTTCTCGACGTGGGCGGCGGCGCGAACGCACAGCGCGTGCAAAATTGCTACGAGCTGGTCGTCAATAATACCGGCGCAAACGTTTTTTTCGTCAACATCTTCGGCGGAATCACGCGCGGCGACGAAGTTGCGCGCGGAATCGTTGCCGCGATGGCGCAGACCTCGTCGCGCAAGATTCCGCTCGTGATTCGCTTGACCGGAACGAATGAAGAAGAAGGACGCCGCATTCTCAAAGAGGCCGCGATGACACCAGTCGAGACGATGGACGAAGGCGCGCGCGAAGCCGTCCGCCTCTCGCGGGAGGCGTAG
- the sucD gene encoding succinate--CoA ligase subunit alpha: MSIFVDKNSKVIVQGITGAEGSYHTARMHKYGTNLVGGVTPGKGGQKTPQGLPVFNTVRDAVEATGATHSCIFVPPPFAADALYEAYDAGIGFAVCITEGVPVHDTIKVVGATPGMRIIGPNCPGLASPGKALVGIMPGHVFAQGSVGVVSRSGTLTYEVVDLLTRAGFGQSTCIGIGGDPIIGTTFVECLREFKNDPQTDAVVLCGEIGGSDEEEAAAFIASHLPELPVVAFIGGRNAPPGKSLGHAGAIISGRFGTPESKIAAFEAAGVPVAQRPSEIPAMLRDRLGARASA; encoded by the coding sequence ATGTCGATCTTCGTCGATAAGAACAGCAAGGTGATCGTGCAGGGCATCACCGGCGCCGAAGGCTCGTACCACACCGCACGCATGCACAAGTACGGGACCAATCTCGTGGGCGGCGTGACGCCGGGAAAGGGCGGCCAGAAGACCCCGCAAGGCCTGCCCGTCTTTAATACCGTGCGCGATGCCGTCGAGGCGACCGGGGCGACCCATAGCTGCATTTTCGTTCCGCCGCCGTTTGCCGCCGATGCGCTCTACGAGGCCTACGATGCCGGAATCGGCTTTGCCGTCTGCATCACCGAGGGCGTCCCCGTTCACGATACGATCAAAGTGGTCGGCGCGACACCCGGCATGCGGATCATCGGTCCGAACTGCCCGGGGCTCGCGTCGCCGGGAAAGGCGCTCGTCGGCATCATGCCCGGCCACGTTTTTGCCCAAGGCAGTGTCGGCGTGGTCTCGCGATCGGGCACGCTGACCTATGAGGTCGTCGACTTGCTCACCCGCGCCGGCTTCGGTCAGTCGACCTGTATCGGCATCGGCGGCGACCCGATCATCGGCACGACCTTCGTCGAGTGCCTGCGCGAGTTTAAGAACGACCCTCAGACCGATGCGGTGGTACTCTGCGGCGAGATCGGCGGCTCCGATGAGGAAGAGGCCGCGGCCTTCATCGCCTCGCATCTGCCCGAGCTTCCGGTCGTGGCCTTCATCGGGGGACGCAATGCCCCCCCGGGTAAGTCGCTGGGCCATGCCGGGGCGATCATCTCGGGGCGTTTCGGCACCCCCGAGAGTAAGATCGCGGCCTTCGAGGCGGCCGGCGTTCCGGTCGCCCAGCGCCCCTCGGAAATTCCGGCGATGCTCCGGGACCGCCTCGGCGCGCGAGCCTCCGCTTAA